The Candidatus Omnitrophota bacterium genome includes a window with the following:
- a CDS encoding fumarylacetoacetate hydrolase family protein, with product MRRLLSISLIILCFAAFRAASEEIFCRYQLKDKVFYGQVDGNTIHQLSRAPWDGGKATGKTDALDKVRLLHPSEPKKIIGMSGTYKEAWEGGKTPFKTVRWFMKPSTTAASPGEDVVLPASLDELQVETELAIVIGKRVKNASLEEAKAAIFGYAAANDIVGDPTSYHRIQGEPLDQPETLLPASLKHGDQFSPYGPFIHRGVDWNNRKRTLIVTHADTGEKEIYEHNTSSMIYTPEKIVSDLSRVFSLDPGDVILSGTTKALPARAGDVMEVEVEGIGKLVNRVAPGK from the coding sequence ATGCGCCGCTTGCTATCGATTTCCTTAATCATTCTCTGCTTTGCTGCTTTTCGCGCTGCTAGCGAAGAGATTTTTTGCCGTTACCAATTGAAGGACAAGGTTTTCTACGGACAGGTAGATGGCAATACGATCCATCAACTTTCGCGGGCGCCTTGGGACGGCGGCAAAGCCACCGGCAAGACGGACGCATTGGATAAAGTCCGTTTGCTTCATCCCAGCGAACCGAAAAAAATCATCGGCATGTCGGGAACCTATAAAGAAGCCTGGGAAGGCGGCAAGACGCCTTTTAAAACCGTGCGTTGGTTTATGAAGCCTTCCACCACCGCCGCGTCCCCTGGCGAAGACGTAGTTCTTCCCGCCTCTCTCGACGAACTGCAAGTGGAGACGGAACTGGCCATCGTTATCGGCAAGCGCGTAAAAAACGCCTCGCTGGAAGAAGCCAAAGCGGCGATTTTCGGCTACGCCGCCGCCAACGACATCGTCGGCGATCCGACATCCTACCACCGCATCCAAGGCGAGCCGCTCGATCAACCGGAAACGCTGCTGCCTGCTTCGCTGAAGCATGGCGATCAATTCTCGCCCTACGGCCCCTTCATCCATCGCGGCGTGGATTGGAATAACCGCAAACGGACATTGATCGTTACCCACGCCGATACGGGAGAAAAGGAAATTTACGAACATAATACATCGAGCATGATCTATACGCCGGAAAAGATCGTCAGCGATCTCTCCCGCGTCTTCAGCCTCGATCCCGGCGACGTTATCTTATCGGGAACGACGAAAGCCCTGCCCGCGCGGGCGGGAGACGTGATGGAAGTCGAAGTGGAAGGCATCGGAAAACTTGTCAATCGCGTCGCGCCGGGGAAATAA
- a CDS encoding cell surface protein produces the protein MKRTVYSILFINVFFLYSLIHNAVGESTIFRSPVALAASNESGILYAAESGVNQIALIKLDDYSLCASIPLPAEPTGLALSPNGEFLYITCAASGGSVCILDTKKQRIVEAIPAGYGACSPVVSPDGQWLYVCNQFNNDVSIIDLQEKKEISRFPVIREPVSAVLTRDGQRLFVANHLPFGPSNADFIAAKVSVIDAAERKTIAEIALPNGSTSLRSLCLSPDGRYIFLTHILARFQMPTTQLDRGWMNTNALTIIDVEKTSILNTVLLDDIDLGAANPWGAACSADGAFLCIAHAGTHELSVIDAPALLQKLQAMPSRREDAPKTEYPAASKTAADVPNDLSFIAPFRRRIAIEALGPRELIAVGSKAITANYFSGDLSMIDIRPDGKKPTQNISLGPQPPITPARQGEINFHDASLCFQHWQSCSSCHPGGRSDGLNWDLLNDGVGNPKNTKSMLLTFETPPVMSEGVRTDAKAAVRSGIRHIQFSERPEADAAAIDEYLQAMKPLPSPYLVNGNLNEPAQRGEKIFFREDVGCAVCHNGPYFTNLQAYAVGTKGEFDKRSAFDTPALIELWRTAPYLHDGAAANLRDVFTAYNRNDQHGRTSRLTEREFSDLIEYLLSL, from the coding sequence ATGAAGAGAACGGTTTATTCCATCTTATTTATCAACGTCTTTTTTTTGTATTCATTGATCCATAATGCTGTCGGCGAATCTACGATTTTCCGTTCCCCCGTTGCGTTAGCCGCAAGCAATGAAAGCGGCATTCTCTATGCGGCGGAAAGCGGAGTCAACCAAATCGCGCTTATCAAATTGGATGACTATTCGCTGTGCGCCTCCATTCCTCTCCCCGCGGAACCGACAGGCTTGGCCTTATCTCCCAATGGCGAATTTCTTTATATTACTTGCGCCGCATCGGGTGGAAGCGTATGCATTCTCGATACAAAAAAACAACGCATCGTAGAGGCGATCCCCGCCGGTTATGGCGCCTGTTCTCCCGTCGTCAGTCCCGATGGCCAATGGTTGTATGTTTGCAACCAATTCAACAACGACGTATCGATTATCGATCTGCAAGAAAAAAAGGAAATATCGCGCTTCCCTGTCATCCGCGAGCCGGTCAGCGCCGTTTTGACGCGGGATGGCCAGCGCCTTTTCGTCGCCAATCATCTGCCCTTCGGACCTTCCAACGCCGATTTCATCGCCGCGAAAGTCAGCGTTATCGATGCCGCCGAACGCAAAACTATAGCCGAGATTGCGTTGCCCAACGGCAGTACCAGTTTGCGCAGCCTCTGCTTATCCCCCGACGGGCGTTATATTTTTCTGACCCACATCCTCGCCCGCTTCCAAATGCCCACAACGCAGTTGGATCGCGGTTGGATGAACACTAACGCCCTAACCATCATCGACGTAGAGAAAACATCTATCCTCAATACCGTCCTCTTGGACGACATTGATCTCGGCGCCGCCAATCCTTGGGGCGCCGCTTGTTCGGCGGACGGCGCATTTCTCTGCATCGCCCATGCCGGGACGCATGAATTGAGCGTCATCGACGCCCCCGCGCTGCTGCAAAAGTTGCAAGCCATGCCCAGCCGCCGCGAAGATGCTCCCAAAACGGAATATCCTGCCGCTTCGAAAACGGCGGCGGACGTCCCTAACGATTTATCCTTCATCGCTCCTTTCCGCCGCCGTATTGCCATCGAGGCGTTAGGTCCGCGAGAGTTGATCGCCGTAGGTTCCAAAGCCATTACGGCGAATTATTTCTCCGGCGATCTCTCGATGATCGATATCCGGCCGGACGGAAAAAAACCAACGCAGAATATTTCCCTTGGTCCTCAACCTCCGATAACCCCCGCCCGTCAAGGGGAAATCAATTTTCATGACGCCTCTCTCTGTTTTCAACATTGGCAAAGTTGTTCCAGTTGCCATCCCGGCGGACGTTCCGACGGTTTGAACTGGGATCTGCTCAACGACGGCGTCGGCAATCCCAAAAACACGAAAAGCATGCTCCTGACTTTCGAAACCCCGCCCGTTATGAGCGAGGGCGTCCGCACCGACGCCAAAGCCGCCGTACGCTCTGGCATCCGGCATATCCAATTCTCCGAGCGTCCCGAAGCGGACGCGGCGGCGATCGACGAATATCTCCAAGCGATGAAGCCTCTGCCCAGCCCTTATCTCGTGAATGGAAATCTCAATGAACCGGCGCAACGGGGAGAGAAAATTTTTTTCCGCGAGGATGTCGGCTGCGCCGTTTGCCACAACGGCCCCTATTTTACGAATTTGCAAGCGTACGCCGTAGGAACTAAGGGAGAATTCGACAAGCGCAGCGCTTTCGATACGCCCGCCTTGATCGAACTATGGCGCACGGCGCCCTATCTGCACGACGGCGCGGCGGCGAATTTGCGCGATGTTTTTACGGCCTATAATCGCAATGACCAACACGGGCGCACATCGCGCCTAACAGAACGTGAGTTTTCCGATCTCATCGAATATTTGCTTTCTTTATAA
- a CDS encoding glycosyltransferase, producing the protein MKFLIVDSYYSIFLDEFYRQHPNLLDECYDHQHCALMDQCFGSADFYSLNLQKLGFEAKDIAMNCKPMQLQWAKENGVKTSWNFERRKIGPFPIPWLRREWLYPILLEQVKSYRLDVIHFQNPELIRPVFLMDIRPFVRLITAQIASPYANIADFSNYDLMLSSFPHYVQRFKDAGLRSAYFRLGFEPKVLQRLRRVERYGAVFVGGMSRAHQERIRFFESLAQKVRFDWWGYGADELSPDSPLKKIHRGQAWALDMYEILADAKIVINHHIDSAENYANNMRLYEATGVGAMLLTDWKENIADHFEPGKEVVVYRDVNECAEKIEYYMKREEERKEIAAAGQARTLREHTYYQRMEEYVRLVKQYV; encoded by the coding sequence ATGAAATTTCTTATCGTTGACTCTTACTATTCCATCTTTCTTGACGAGTTCTATCGACAACATCCGAATTTGCTTGATGAATGCTACGATCACCAGCATTGCGCATTAATGGATCAATGCTTCGGCTCGGCGGATTTTTATTCCCTCAATCTGCAAAAGTTGGGATTCGAAGCCAAAGATATCGCCATGAATTGCAAGCCAATGCAGTTGCAATGGGCTAAAGAAAACGGAGTGAAAACATCTTGGAATTTTGAACGCCGCAAAATAGGACCTTTTCCTATCCCTTGGCTTCGAAGGGAATGGCTTTATCCGATTCTGTTGGAACAAGTGAAATCCTACCGGCTTGATGTTATTCATTTCCAAAATCCTGAGTTGATCCGCCCCGTCTTTCTTATGGATATCCGGCCCTTTGTTCGTTTGATAACTGCGCAGATTGCTTCTCCCTATGCGAATATCGCGGATTTTTCCAACTACGATCTGATGCTCTCTTCGTTTCCCCATTACGTACAACGTTTCAAAGACGCCGGTCTGCGCAGCGCTTATTTCAGGTTAGGATTCGAACCGAAAGTCTTGCAGCGTCTGCGCCGCGTGGAGAGATACGGCGCCGTTTTTGTAGGCGGCATGTCCCGAGCGCATCAGGAACGCATCCGCTTTTTCGAATCGCTGGCGCAAAAGGTTCGCTTCGATTGGTGGGGATACGGCGCGGACGAATTGTCTCCCGATTCGCCCTTAAAGAAAATCCATCGCGGGCAGGCTTGGGCGCTGGATATGTACGAGATTCTAGCCGACGCCAAAATCGTTATCAATCATCATATCGACTCCGCCGAGAATTATGCGAATAATATGCGTCTTTACGAAGCGACGGGCGTCGGCGCGATGTTGTTGACGGACTGGAAAGAGAATATCGCCGATCATTTCGAACCGGGAAAAGAAGTGGTAGTCTATCGCGACGTTAACGAATGCGCGGAAAAGATCGAATATTATATGAAACGCGAAGAGGAACGAAAGGAAATCGCCGCAGCGGGCCAGGCGCGCACGCTGCGGGAACATACATACTATCAACGCATGGAAGAATATGTTCGGCTCGTGAAACAATATGTCTGA